The genomic DNA CGTCGCCGACCGTTACCTGCTCGTCGTGAACGGAACGGCCTTTGCGGTCACCCCGACACTGCGGGAGGCTTACGCCGAGGGCGACGACGACGAACTTGCCGAGGTGGCCCTGCGGGAAGCCGCGCTGGCTTCCCTGCGGTTGCTGGCCGGCGGGCCGGCCGATTCAGGTCTGCCGCCGCGCCGCGCGGTGGTGGTGGCCGATACGGGGGCGGATGGGGAGGTCACGATCCGTCCCGACCTCGACGACGCCGTCGTGCGGTTGTCCGGACCGTTGCCCATCGAGGCCGTGGTCGCGGTGTACGTCGACAATGCCGACGCGGAGTCGGCGGTGCTGGCCGCGGTCGATGTTGTCGACGAGGCGGACATGGGGGATGAGGACGCGGAACTCACGGTGGGCGACGCCCAGGATCACGACCTGGCGTGGTATGCCCCGCAGGAGTTGCCCTTCCTGCTCGAACTGCTCTGAATCAACTGGATGGGGGATTTTGATGCGCGGAATCGGCTTGCTGACGTTGATGGCCGTGGTTCTGACCAGTGCGGCGTGTTCGACCGGAGGCGGTGACGCCTCATCGGCAGGCCCCACCGAGCCGGGTGCCCCGGCAGAAACTCGGCAGCCCCCGCCACCGGCAGCGACCGGCCCCGGGGCGACGGTGACGGATTTCCGCAACGTGAAAATCTTTGACGGCCAAGCGGATCGGCTGTCGGCGCCATCGAATGTGCGGGTCAAGGGCAACCACATCGAGCAGATCTCCACGGAGCCGTTGCCGGCCGATCCGGGCGCCACGGTAATCGACGGCGGTGGTCGGACGTTGATGCCCGGCCTGATCGACAACCATTGGCACACCATGTTCGTGCGGCCGCCCGCGAACCAGTTGCTGAACCTGGACGTGGGTTATCTCAATCTGCTGGCAGGGGATGAGGCGAAAGACACGCTGATGCGTGGCTTCACCACGGTGCGCGATCTCGGTGGCCCCAGTTTCGGTCTCAAGAAGGCCATCGACGAGGGGGTCACGGACGGCCCCCGCATCTTCCCCTCCGGCGCGATGATCAGCGTGACCAGCGGCCACGGCGACTTCCGGCAACCGGCAGATCTGCCCCGCAGCCCGGGTGGTCCGCCATCGAGGCAGGAGGAGTTGGGCGGCAGCATGATCGCGGACAGCCCCGACGAGGTCCGGTTGCGCGCCCGCGAGCAGTTGTTCCAGGGGGCGTCGCAGATCAAGCTGACCGCCGGCGGCGGGGTCTCCTCGCCGCACAGTCCGCTCGACGTCACCACCTTCACCGAACCCGAACTGCGGGCGGCCACCGAAGCGGCCGGCAACTGGGGCACGTATGTGACCGTGCACGCCTACACCCCGCAGACGATCCAGCAGGCGATCCGTGCCGGGGTCACGTGCATCGAGCACGCTCATCTGATGGACGAGGCAACGGCGAAGGAGATGGCGGACAAGAACATCTGGCTCAGCACGCAGCCCAT from Mycobacterium sp. DL440 includes the following:
- a CDS encoding amidohydrolase family protein, whose protein sequence is MRGIGLLTLMAVVLTSAACSTGGGDASSAGPTEPGAPAETRQPPPPAATGPGATVTDFRNVKIFDGQADRLSAPSNVRVKGNHIEQISTEPLPADPGATVIDGGGRTLMPGLIDNHWHTMFVRPPANQLLNLDVGYLNLLAGDEAKDTLMRGFTTVRDLGGPSFGLKKAIDEGVTDGPRIFPSGAMISVTSGHGDFRQPADLPRSPGGPPSRQEELGGSMIADSPDEVRLRAREQLFQGASQIKLTAGGGVSSPHSPLDVTTFTEPELRAATEAAGNWGTYVTVHAYTPQTIQQAIRAGVTCIEHAHLMDEATAKEMADKNIWLSTQPIPAEMIGAFPPGSDEAAKAKEIVDGVSNVYQLARKYKLKTAFGTDILFSPQLAPKQGALLAGLGKWFSPAETLTMATGTNAELLAMSGKRSPYAGKLGVVKEGALADLLLVDGDPLARLDLVADPERNFKVIMKDGKTYKNTLVS